A genomic region of Rhizobium sp. NXC24 contains the following coding sequences:
- a CDS encoding AAA family ATPase → MTAAQPKPDPRPHLTEFYRVSDLAHKLAGDVVLVPDPDNLDGLKRDDLVKLSHWANKDDDGNHLLTPDNCDRLAVLTDSFFRFMDDGEDASVITLWREGTPIIQQIDGEPCSAALDAVMDAVTNMSPLREKWHGLPPLEAEIELLAYQKGYAAGHRPRWLERVARQNILEREAKTETEEVAPAAMPVAANDNNPLNFINPADWHGQPIPARQWYCEGLIPLRQVTILNGDGGVGKSLLALQIAAAGAMSLDTLEMEPWAGRTLYVGAEDEAEEFHRRLTDIATAHGKELDFLFMFRLLSLADTDALLAVPDRAGNMQPTPLWAKIVEFAREFQPRLIVLDTAADLFGGDEIKRGQVRQFIAMLRKVAISLDCAVILLAHPSVQGMQSGTGSSGSTAWNNSVRSRLYLTRPEGKDADPDLRILKTMKANYGTTGGEIKLRWKDGVFVLDDGKPAAGSMLLAAKAERVFRDLLSLFNRTGQNVSDVTGTNYAPAKMAKHPDAAGIGKKALADAMQRLLDSGDVRIVMEGPASRQRKRLILASEDYGPGRAA, encoded by the coding sequence ATGACCGCAGCGCAGCCTAAGCCAGATCCACGACCACATCTCACTGAATTTTACCGTGTCAGCGACCTTGCCCATAAGTTGGCCGGCGACGTGGTTCTCGTCCCAGATCCAGACAATCTTGATGGGCTAAAGCGGGACGACTTGGTGAAGTTGTCACATTGGGCCAACAAGGACGACGATGGCAATCACCTTCTGACTCCTGACAACTGTGACCGCCTGGCCGTACTAACCGATTCATTCTTCCGTTTCATGGATGACGGCGAAGACGCCAGCGTGATTACGCTGTGGCGCGAAGGTACCCCCATTATTCAGCAGATCGACGGCGAGCCATGCTCCGCCGCTCTGGATGCCGTGATGGATGCAGTGACCAACATGAGCCCCCTACGCGAAAAGTGGCATGGATTGCCGCCGTTGGAGGCTGAGATCGAATTGCTTGCCTATCAAAAAGGTTACGCTGCCGGCCACCGTCCGCGTTGGCTGGAGCGTGTAGCGCGCCAGAACATACTCGAGCGTGAAGCTAAGACTGAGACAGAAGAGGTAGCTCCTGCTGCAATGCCCGTTGCCGCGAATGACAACAATCCTTTGAACTTCATCAATCCGGCTGATTGGCACGGCCAGCCGATTCCGGCACGGCAATGGTACTGCGAAGGTCTGATCCCCTTGCGGCAAGTGACCATCCTCAACGGCGACGGTGGCGTCGGAAAGTCGCTGCTGGCGCTGCAAATTGCTGCTGCTGGCGCTATGTCCCTCGATACGCTGGAAATGGAACCATGGGCCGGCCGAACGCTATATGTCGGCGCCGAAGACGAGGCTGAAGAGTTTCACCGACGTCTGACCGATATCGCGACTGCTCATGGCAAGGAGTTGGACTTCCTCTTCATGTTCCGGCTGCTTTCGCTGGCCGACACAGACGCGTTGCTGGCGGTTCCAGATCGTGCCGGCAATATGCAGCCGACTCCCTTGTGGGCAAAGATCGTCGAATTCGCACGCGAGTTCCAGCCCCGGCTGATCGTTCTCGACACCGCAGCCGATTTGTTTGGCGGTGACGAGATAAAACGCGGCCAAGTCAGGCAATTCATCGCAATGCTTCGGAAGGTAGCAATTAGCTTGGATTGCGCCGTCATCCTGCTGGCACATCCATCGGTGCAGGGCATGCAATCAGGCACCGGTTCGTCCGGGTCTACGGCTTGGAACAACTCTGTCCGCTCTCGCCTCTACCTAACGCGACCCGAAGGCAAAGATGCGGATCCAGACTTACGCATCCTGAAGACCATGAAGGCGAACTACGGCACTACCGGCGGCGAGATAAAGCTGCGGTGGAAAGATGGCGTATTCGTCCTCGATGACGGCAAGCCAGCGGCCGGCTCGATGCTGCTAGCCGCCAAGGCCGAGCGAGTGTTCCGTGACCTGCTATCGCTGTTCAACAGAACCGGCCAGAACGTGTCGGACGTCACCGGCACGAATTACGCGCCGGCCAAGATGGCTAAGCACCCTGACGCTGCAGGCATAGGCAAGAAGGCGCTCGCCGACGCGATGCAGCGACTATTGGATTCGGGAGACGTGCGGATCGTGATGGAGGGGCCTGCCTCCCGTCAGCGCAAGCGTCTAATTCTAGCGTCCGAAGACTACGGCCCAGGTCGTGCGGCGTGA
- a CDS encoding helix-turn-helix domain-containing protein, with protein MKARHSEAGKVNLDKIVKLTYTKMRDEQDNPIIFITRQTTRCQHPAGGKMQKSLEVANDNIDGDLLMGANAIARFLGITPRQVYRLCYDGLAPHFKLGGTVAARKSSLAKWMAEAERAAA; from the coding sequence ATGAAAGCACGGCACAGCGAGGCAGGCAAGGTAAACCTTGACAAAATTGTCAAATTGACATATACAAAAATGAGAGATGAGCAAGATAACCCAATTATCTTTATAACCCGTCAAACTACCAGATGTCAACACCCTGCTGGAGGAAAAATGCAAAAAAGTTTGGAAGTAGCGAACGACAATATTGATGGAGACCTGCTTATGGGCGCGAACGCTATTGCGAGGTTCCTCGGCATCACACCGAGGCAAGTCTATCGTCTGTGTTACGATGGCCTGGCGCCCCACTTCAAGCTTGGTGGCACCGTGGCGGCGCGAAAGAGCAGCCTGGCCAAGTGGATGGCAGAAGCTGAGAGGGCTGCAGCATGA